Proteins encoded in a region of the Flavobacterium sp. MDT1-60 genome:
- the sucD gene encoding succinate--CoA ligase subunit alpha, with protein sequence MSVLVNKDSKIIVQGFTGSEGTFHASQMIEYGTNVVGGVTPGKGGTSHLDRPVFNTVKDAVDQAGADTSIIFVPPAFAADAIMEAADAGIKVIIAITEGIPVADMIKANNYVKERNSRLIGPNCPGVITPGEAKVGIMPGFVFKKGTVGIVSKSGTLTYEAADQVVKQGLGITTAIGIGGDPIIGTTTKEAVELLMNDPETEIIIMIGEIGGQLEADAAKWVRADGNRKPVVGFIAGETAPAGRTMGHAGAIVGGSDDTAAAKKQIMRDNGIHVVDSPAEIGKKVKEVLG encoded by the coding sequence ATGAGTGTTTTAGTTAATAAAGATTCCAAAATAATTGTTCAAGGATTTACAGGAAGCGAAGGAACTTTCCACGCTTCTCAAATGATTGAGTACGGTACTAATGTTGTTGGTGGTGTTACTCCTGGAAAAGGAGGAACTAGCCATTTAGATCGCCCGGTTTTTAACACAGTAAAAGATGCTGTTGATCAAGCTGGAGCTGATACATCTATTATTTTTGTACCACCAGCTTTTGCTGCTGATGCAATTATGGAAGCTGCTGATGCTGGAATTAAAGTAATTATTGCTATTACAGAAGGAATTCCTGTAGCAGATATGATTAAAGCAAATAATTATGTTAAAGAAAGAAATTCCAGATTAATTGGACCTAACTGTCCAGGTGTTATTACTCCGGGAGAAGCTAAAGTTGGTATTATGCCAGGTTTCGTTTTCAAAAAAGGTACAGTTGGTATCGTTTCTAAATCAGGAACTTTAACTTACGAAGCTGCTGATCAGGTTGTAAAACAAGGTTTAGGAATTACTACAGCTATCGGAATTGGTGGAGATCCAATTATTGGAACTACTACTAAAGAAGCTGTTGAATTATTAATGAATGATCCGGAAACTGAAATTATCATTATGATAGGTGAGATCGGTGGTCAATTAGAAGCTGATGCTGCTAAATGGGTTAGAGCTGATGGTAACCGTAAACCAGTTGTTGGTTTTATCGCTGGAGAAACTGCTCCTGCTGGTAGAACAATGGGTCATGCAGGTGCTATTGTTGGTGGTTCTGATGACACCGCTGCTGCTAAAAAACAAATTATGAGAGACAACGGAATTCACGTTGTTGATTCACCAGCTGAAATTGGTAAAAAAGTAAAAGAAGTACTTGGATAA
- a CDS encoding nuclear transport factor 2 family protein, whose protein sequence is MSIKEFVQKFYKSDALIDSEIMKTYLHPDVKLDWNSTKGLIEMDYNSMLGMATELSRAYVRSKVRISHIIAEDDLVSIRYSHFVKTIENPREEMLLAHFSTIWQIKDDKLYRGYQMSQFS, encoded by the coding sequence ATGTCTATAAAAGAGTTTGTACAGAAATTTTATAAGTCGGATGCCTTAATTGATAGCGAAATCATGAAAACTTATTTGCATCCTGATGTAAAGTTAGATTGGAATAGCACCAAAGGATTAATTGAGATGGATTATAATTCTATGCTTGGAATGGCTACTGAATTAAGTCGTGCATATGTACGTTCAAAAGTCAGAATTAGTCATATTATTGCAGAAGATGACTTGGTTTCAATACGTTATTCTCATTTTGTGAAAACGATTGAAAACCCAAGAGAAGAGATGTTATTAGCTCATTTTTCTACAATTTGGCAAATTAAGGATGATAAATTATACCGTGGTTATCAAATGAGTCAATTTTCTTAA
- a CDS encoding UDP-3-O-(3-hydroxymyristoyl)glucosamine N-acyltransferase, translating into MKFPKIHSLQEIANLLNCEFIGDQNFPVLGMNEIHVVEPGDIVFVDHPKYYDKALQSAATIVLINKKVDCPEGKALLISDDPFRDFNTLTKHFRPFQATNVSIALSANIGEGTVIQPNTFVGNNVTIGKNCLIHPNVTIYDHTVIGDNVIIHAGSILGADAFYYKKRPDGFDQLISGGRVVIEDNVGIGALCTIDKGVTGDTTIKEGTKIDNQVHIGHDTVIGKKCLIASQTGIAGCVIIEDEVTIWGQVGTTSGITIGAKAVIMGQTGVTKSVEGGKSYFGTPIEESREKLKQLANIKKIPEILNKLK; encoded by the coding sequence ATGAAATTTCCAAAGATTCATTCTTTACAAGAAATTGCAAATTTGCTTAATTGCGAATTTATTGGTGACCAAAACTTCCCAGTTTTAGGCATGAACGAAATACATGTTGTTGAGCCGGGAGATATAGTTTTTGTCGACCATCCTAAATATTATGACAAAGCTTTACAATCTGCAGCGACGATTGTTTTAATTAATAAAAAAGTAGATTGCCCGGAAGGTAAAGCACTTTTGATTTCTGATGATCCCTTTAGAGATTTTAATACCCTAACCAAACATTTTAGACCTTTTCAGGCAACAAATGTATCTATAGCACTTTCTGCAAATATTGGGGAAGGAACGGTAATTCAGCCTAATACTTTTGTTGGAAACAACGTGACAATTGGAAAAAACTGCTTAATTCATCCCAATGTTACTATTTACGATCATACTGTAATTGGAGACAATGTAATTATTCACGCAGGATCAATTTTAGGCGCTGATGCTTTTTATTATAAAAAACGTCCAGACGGTTTCGATCAGTTAATTTCAGGAGGAAGAGTTGTTATTGAAGATAATGTTGGAATTGGTGCGCTTTGTACCATTGATAAAGGCGTTACTGGAGATACAACAATTAAAGAAGGAACAAAAATTGACAATCAGGTTCATATTGGGCATGATACTGTTATAGGAAAAAAATGTTTGATAGCATCACAAACGGGTATTGCTGGTTGTGTTATTATTGAAGACGAAGTAACTATTTGGGGACAGGTTGGTACAACAAGCGGTATCACAATAGGAGCGAAGGCTGTTATTATGGGACAAACCGGAGTTACTAAATCAGTTGAAGGTGGAAAATCTTATTTTGGTACACCAATCGAAGAATCACGAGAAAAGTTAAAACAATTAGCTAATATCAAAAAAATTCCTGAAATTCTAAATAAATTGAAGTAA
- the efp gene encoding elongation factor P codes for MASTSDIRNGLCIKFNHDIYKIVEFLHVKPGKGPAFVRTKLRSLTTGRVLDNTFSAGHKIDDVRVETHNYQFLYAEGDEFHFMNTESFEQISLNKNILDAPGLLKEGTSVMVQVNTETDLPLSVDMPSSVILEVTYAEPGVKGNTATNATKSATVETGATVNVPLFINEGDKIKIDTASGSYMERVKE; via the coding sequence ATGGCATCTACATCAGATATTAGAAACGGATTGTGTATTAAATTCAATCACGATATTTATAAAATAGTCGAATTTCTTCACGTAAAACCAGGGAAAGGTCCCGCTTTCGTAAGAACAAAATTAAGAAGTTTAACTACAGGAAGAGTATTAGATAATACATTTTCTGCAGGACATAAGATAGACGATGTGCGTGTAGAGACGCATAATTATCAGTTTTTGTATGCTGAAGGAGATGAATTTCATTTTATGAATACAGAGTCTTTTGAGCAAATTTCTTTGAACAAAAATATTTTAGATGCTCCGGGATTATTGAAAGAAGGAACGAGTGTAATGGTTCAGGTAAATACTGAAACTGATTTACCTTTATCAGTAGATATGCCGTCTTCTGTAATTCTTGAAGTTACTTACGCAGAGCCGGGAGTAAAAGGAAATACTGCTACAAATGCAACAAAATCTGCTACAGTAGAAACTGGAGCAACAGTAAACGTTCCTTTGTTTATTAATGAAGGTGATAAAATTAAAATTGATACTGCTTCAGGTTCTTACATGGAGCGTGTAAAAGAGTAG
- the lpxA gene encoding acyl-ACP--UDP-N-acetylglucosamine O-acyltransferase translates to MNQPLAYVHPGAKIAKNVVIEPFTTIHNNVIIGDGTWIGSNVTIMEGARIGKNCNIFPGAVISAVPQDLKFGGEDSLAIIGDNCTIRECVTINRGTVASGQTILGNNCLVMAYAHIAHDCEIGNNAIIVNGVALAGHVVVGNHAVIGGLAAIHQFIHIGDHAMISGGSLVRKDVPPYTKAAKEPLSYVGINSVGLRRRGFSTEKIREIQEIYRILYQKNYNTTQALSIIEAEMEATPERDEILDFIRNSSRGIMKGYSGNY, encoded by the coding sequence ATGAATCAACCATTAGCATATGTTCATCCTGGCGCTAAAATCGCTAAAAATGTTGTAATAGAACCTTTTACAACAATTCACAATAATGTTATTATTGGTGATGGTACCTGGATTGGTTCAAATGTGACCATTATGGAAGGCGCTCGAATTGGTAAAAATTGTAATATTTTTCCTGGAGCAGTAATTTCTGCGGTACCACAAGATTTAAAATTTGGGGGAGAAGATTCTCTTGCAATCATTGGAGATAATTGTACCATTAGAGAATGTGTTACAATCAACAGAGGTACAGTTGCTTCAGGTCAAACCATTCTTGGAAATAATTGTTTAGTTATGGCTTATGCGCATATTGCACATGATTGCGAAATAGGGAACAATGCAATTATTGTAAACGGAGTTGCTCTGGCTGGTCACGTAGTGGTTGGAAACCATGCTGTAATTGGAGGTTTGGCGGCAATTCACCAATTTATTCATATTGGAGACCATGCAATGATTTCTGGTGGATCTTTGGTAAGAAAAGATGTTCCGCCTTATACAAAAGCTGCAAAAGAGCCACTATCTTATGTTGGAATCAATTCAGTTGGTTTAAGAAGAAGAGGTTTTAGCACAGAAAAAATCCGGGAAATTCAGGAAATTTACAGAATTTTATACCAAAAAAATTACAATACAACTCAGGCTTTAAGTATTATTGAAGCAGAAATGGAAGCTACTCCTGAGAGAGATGAAATTTTAGATTTTATCAGAAATTCATCAAGAGGAATCATGAAAGGTTATTCAGGAAATTATTAG
- a CDS encoding bifunctional UDP-3-O-[3-hydroxymyristoyl] N-acetylglucosamine deacetylase/3-hydroxyacyl-ACP dehydratase, whose amino-acid sequence MVKQKTIKNEISLTGVGLHTGKEVTMTFKPAPINNGFTFVRVDLQGQPVIEADANYVVNTQRGTNLEKLGVKIQTPEHVLAALVGCELDNVIIELNASELPIMDGSSKYFVEAIEKAGIEEQDAKRNVYVVKEVISFTDEATGSEILVMPSDDYQVTAMVDFGTKVLGTQNATMKSIADFKHEIANSRTFSFLHELESLLENGLIKGGDLNNAIVYVDKEISDSTMENLKKAFGKDKISVKPNGVLDNLTLHYPNEAARHKLLDVVGDLALIGVRIQGKIIANKPGHYVNTQFAKKLAKIIKIEQRNHVPVYDLNQEPLMDIHKIMAVLPHRPPFLLIDRIIEMSDNHVVGMKNVTMNENFFVGHFPEAPVMPGVLIVEAMAQTGGILVLSTVPDPENYLTYFMKIDNVKFKHKVLPGDTLIFKCELISPIRRGICHMQANAYANGKLVTEAELMAQIARKQ is encoded by the coding sequence ATGGTTAAACAGAAGACCATCAAGAATGAAATTTCACTAACAGGAGTTGGACTACATACTGGAAAAGAAGTTACAATGACTTTTAAACCTGCTCCAATTAATAATGGTTTCACTTTTGTAAGAGTAGATTTGCAAGGTCAACCAGTCATTGAGGCTGATGCTAATTATGTTGTTAATACCCAAAGAGGTACCAATTTAGAAAAATTAGGTGTAAAAATTCAAACTCCGGAACACGTACTGGCTGCATTGGTTGGTTGTGAGTTGGATAATGTTATCATAGAATTAAATGCTTCAGAACTTCCTATTATGGACGGTTCTTCGAAATATTTTGTTGAAGCGATAGAAAAAGCAGGAATTGAAGAACAAGACGCTAAACGTAACGTTTATGTAGTAAAAGAAGTGATTTCGTTTACTGATGAAGCTACTGGAAGCGAGATTCTGGTAATGCCAAGCGATGATTATCAAGTTACTGCAATGGTTGATTTTGGTACTAAAGTATTAGGTACACAAAATGCAACGATGAAAAGTATAGCCGATTTTAAACATGAAATTGCTAATTCAAGAACTTTTAGTTTTTTACATGAATTAGAATCTTTATTAGAAAACGGACTAATTAAAGGAGGAGATTTAAACAACGCCATTGTGTATGTTGATAAAGAGATCTCTGATTCTACAATGGAAAATTTAAAGAAAGCCTTTGGTAAAGATAAAATTTCTGTAAAACCAAATGGGGTTTTAGATAACCTTACGTTGCATTATCCAAATGAAGCTGCTCGTCACAAATTGTTAGATGTTGTTGGAGATTTGGCTTTAATTGGTGTAAGAATTCAGGGAAAAATCATTGCAAACAAACCAGGTCACTACGTAAATACACAGTTTGCCAAAAAATTAGCAAAAATCATTAAAATCGAGCAAAGAAATCATGTTCCAGTGTACGATCTGAATCAAGAGCCTTTGATGGATATTCATAAAATTATGGCTGTTTTACCACACAGACCTCCATTTTTATTAATTGACAGGATTATAGAAATGTCTGACAATCATGTTGTGGGAATGAAAAATGTTACTATGAATGAAAATTTCTTCGTAGGACATTTTCCGGAAGCACCAGTTATGCCAGGAGTTTTAATCGTTGAAGCAATGGCGCAGACAGGAGGGATTTTGGTTTTAAGCACAGTTCCGGATCCTGAAAATTATTTAACTTATTTTATGAAAATAGATAATGTTAAATTTAAACATAAAGTATTGCCAGGTGATACGTTAATTTTCAAATGCGAATTGATTTCTCCTATCAGAAGAGGAATCTGCCATATGCAGGCAAATGCTTATGCAAACGGAAAATTAGTGACCGAGGCAGAATTAATGGCTCAAATTGCAAGAAAACAATAA
- the lpxD gene encoding UDP-3-O-(3-hydroxymyristoyl)glucosamine N-acyltransferase, translated as MKFTAEQIAGILEGEVVGNPNAEVSRLSKIEEGEEGSLTFLANPKYINYIYTTKASVTIVNDSFIPEQEITTTLIKVEDAYASFSKLLQFYNQVKLNKTGIETQSFISEGTKYGENLYLGSFSYIGQNVVLGDNVKIYPNSFIGDNVVIGDNVYIFAGAKIYSETVIGNNCTIHSGTIIGADGFGFVPDEEGVYSKVPQIGNVIIEDNVDIGANTTIDRATLGSTIIRKGVKLDNQIQIAHNVEIGKNTVIAAQSGVAGSTKIGENCMIGGQVGIAGHLVIGNNVRLQAQSGVARNIKDDEVLQGSPSLGYGDFNKSYVHFKNLPKIVAEVEELKKQIINPKNGNNG; from the coding sequence ATGAAATTTACAGCAGAACAAATAGCAGGAATTTTAGAAGGAGAAGTTGTTGGAAATCCCAATGCAGAAGTTTCTCGGCTGTCTAAAATTGAAGAAGGCGAGGAAGGATCACTTACTTTTTTGGCTAATCCCAAATATATCAATTACATATATACTACAAAAGCGTCAGTAACAATTGTAAATGACAGCTTTATACCAGAACAGGAAATCACTACAACCTTAATAAAAGTAGAAGATGCTTACGCCTCTTTTTCTAAACTTTTGCAGTTTTACAATCAGGTAAAATTGAATAAAACCGGAATCGAAACGCAGTCTTTCATCTCTGAAGGAACTAAATATGGAGAAAATTTATATTTAGGAAGTTTTAGCTATATAGGACAAAATGTGGTTTTAGGTGATAATGTAAAAATTTATCCAAATAGTTTTATTGGTGATAATGTTGTTATTGGTGACAATGTGTATATTTTTGCTGGAGCTAAAATATATTCAGAAACGGTAATTGGAAACAATTGTACTATTCATTCAGGAACTATTATAGGCGCAGATGGTTTTGGTTTTGTACCAGATGAAGAAGGTGTATATAGTAAAGTGCCTCAAATTGGTAATGTAATTATAGAAGACAATGTAGATATTGGTGCTAATACTACAATTGACAGAGCGACTCTTGGTTCTACTATTATTAGAAAAGGAGTTAAATTAGACAATCAGATTCAGATTGCCCATAATGTAGAAATTGGTAAAAATACTGTAATAGCTGCTCAATCAGGCGTTGCGGGTTCTACAAAAATTGGTGAAAACTGTATGATTGGCGGGCAAGTTGGTATCGCAGGACACTTAGTTATAGGAAATAATGTTAGGCTTCAGGCTCAATCAGGAGTAGCAAGAAACATCAAGGATGATGAAGTTTTACAAGGATCTCCATCGCTTGGATATGGTGATTTTAATAAATCATATGTTCATTTTAAAAATCTGCCTAAAATTGTTGCTGAAGTGGAAGAATTAAAAAAACAAATAATAAACCCAAAAAATGGAAATAATGGTTAA
- a CDS encoding HD domain-containing protein, translating to MTHINKLKIFNDPIYGFISIPNELIYDLIQHPYFQRLRRISQMGLSYLVYPGANHTRFHHALGCMHLMQKAVETLRFKGVAISQEEECALLIAILLHDIGHGPFSHAMEKSIVEDVNHEAISLLFMNQLNEEFNGRLSLAIQVFKGEYHRKFMLQLISSQLDMDRMDYLKRDSFYTGVAEGNVNSERLIQMMNVVDGVLVIEEKGIYSVEKFLLSRRLMYWQAYLHKTSLVAELILMKVLKRAKELTLKGVSLPCSEPLLFFMQNKVALEDFDAEKLDLFSQLDDFDIISALKAWQKQDDFILSTLSKMIINRDLLKIKLSAEKIPMEESQSMKEEFAEEHHISQLEAGYFIFRGKIKNQAYSKEAEPIRILKKDKTIEDVVEASDQLNLKSLSKLVTKYYICFPKQLI from the coding sequence GTGACTCATATCAACAAGTTAAAAATATTTAATGACCCCATTTATGGGTTTATTTCAATCCCGAACGAACTTATTTACGATTTAATTCAACACCCGTATTTTCAGCGTTTACGCCGTATTTCGCAAATGGGATTGTCGTATTTGGTTTATCCGGGTGCTAATCATACACGTTTCCATCATGCTTTAGGATGCATGCATTTGATGCAGAAAGCGGTAGAAACTCTTCGTTTTAAAGGAGTTGCTATTTCTCAGGAAGAAGAATGCGCTTTACTGATAGCTATTTTATTACATGATATTGGGCACGGTCCTTTTTCGCATGCAATGGAAAAAAGTATAGTCGAAGATGTGAATCATGAAGCTATCTCATTGTTATTCATGAATCAGCTAAATGAAGAATTTAACGGAAGATTGAGCTTAGCCATTCAGGTTTTTAAAGGTGAGTATCATAGAAAGTTCATGTTGCAATTGATTTCAAGTCAATTAGATATGGATCGAATGGATTACTTAAAACGTGATAGTTTTTACACCGGAGTTGCAGAAGGAAATGTTAATTCAGAACGATTGATTCAAATGATGAATGTGGTTGACGGCGTTTTGGTAATTGAAGAAAAAGGAATTTATTCTGTTGAAAAATTCCTGCTTTCCAGAAGATTAATGTATTGGCAGGCTTATTTGCATAAAACAAGTTTGGTGGCCGAATTAATTTTAATGAAAGTATTGAAAAGAGCAAAAGAACTAACCTTAAAAGGCGTTTCTTTACCTTGCAGCGAACCACTGTTGTTTTTTATGCAGAATAAAGTAGCTTTAGAAGATTTTGATGCCGAAAAATTAGATTTATTCTCTCAATTAGATGATTTTGATATTATAAGTGCTTTAAAAGCGTGGCAAAAACAAGATGATTTTATACTTTCTACCTTAAGTAAAATGATCATTAACAGAGACTTGTTAAAGATTAAACTAAGTGCCGAAAAAATTCCGATGGAAGAATCGCAATCGATGAAAGAAGAATTTGCCGAAGAGCATCATATTTCGCAATTAGAAGCAGGTTATTTTATTTTTAGAGGAAAAATTAAAAACCAGGCATATAGTAAAGAAGCTGAACCGATACGAATTTTGAAAAAAGATAAAACAATTGAAGATGTTGTAGAAGCATCTGATCAGTTGAATTTGAAATCGTTATCTAAATTGGTGACAAAATATTACATCTGTTTTCCAAAACAACTTATCTAA
- a CDS encoding acyltransferase, with protein MINIDAAVLKPKQHFEILDGLRGIAALVVVLFHFMEMVYVPKENFFAHGFLAVDFFFCLSGFVIAYAYNDRVEKMGILEFFKSRLIRLHPLVVFGSVLGLLAFIFDPFSVQSETYEAGRVILIFLTSILLIPFPVMAERSFNLFGLNAPAWSLFWEYVANIFYVLFLYKLSRRWLFLLTILTAVGICFVSYRAGGSLMGGWGDASFWDGCARISYSFLAGMLIYKSNWIIKSKLGFAGLSILFLFSLLMPFSDWNWLIELLIVLLYFPLLIVLGAGATLTQGFRKVCVFSGKISYPLYMTHYMVIWMFLNFYTKYKPETNQLAFIIIAGTILLVGFAYLVMIFYDIPVRKYLTDRRKNV; from the coding sequence ATGATAAACATCGATGCTGCAGTTTTAAAGCCGAAACAACATTTTGAGATTTTAGACGGGTTAAGAGGCATAGCTGCTTTGGTAGTTGTGCTTTTTCATTTTATGGAAATGGTTTATGTCCCCAAAGAAAATTTCTTCGCCCATGGTTTTTTAGCGGTTGATTTTTTCTTTTGTTTATCCGGATTCGTTATTGCTTACGCGTATAATGACCGCGTTGAAAAAATGGGAATTCTTGAATTCTTTAAATCAAGACTTATCAGATTACATCCTTTGGTGGTTTTTGGTTCGGTATTAGGTTTACTGGCTTTCATTTTTGATCCTTTTAGCGTTCAATCAGAAACTTACGAAGCAGGAAGAGTTATTTTGATATTTTTGACTTCTATTCTTTTAATTCCTTTTCCGGTAATGGCAGAACGCTCCTTTAACCTTTTCGGCTTAAATGCTCCTGCCTGGTCTTTATTTTGGGAATATGTTGCAAATATTTTTTATGTTTTATTTCTTTATAAGCTAAGCCGTCGTTGGTTATTTCTATTAACGATTCTAACAGCTGTTGGAATTTGTTTTGTTAGTTATCGTGCTGGAGGTTCCCTGATGGGCGGATGGGGTGATGCTAGTTTTTGGGATGGCTGTGCCCGTATTTCGTATTCATTTTTGGCTGGAATGTTGATTTACAAATCGAATTGGATTATCAAATCAAAACTGGGTTTTGCAGGTTTATCAATACTGTTTTTGTTCTCGTTGTTAATGCCTTTTTCTGACTGGAACTGGCTTATAGAACTTTTAATTGTGTTGTTGTATTTTCCTTTATTAATTGTATTGGGAGCCGGAGCCACACTAACACAAGGATTTAGAAAGGTATGTGTCTTTTCCGGGAAAATTTCTTATCCTTTATATATGACTCATTATATGGTGATTTGGATGTTTTTGAATTTTTATACAAAGTATAAACCAGAAACAAACCAGCTGGCTTTTATTATTATTGCAGGAACTATTCTTTTAGTTGGATTTGCTTATTTAGTAATGATCTTTTACGACATTCCGGTTCGAAAATACCTGACTGACAGAAGAAAGAATGTTTAA